One genomic segment of Komagataella phaffii GS115 chromosome 4, complete sequence includes these proteins:
- a CDS encoding Protein involved in synthesis of the thiamine precursor hydroxymethylpyrimidine (HMP): MSTNKITFCLNWQAAPYHAPIYLAQKLGYFKDEGLDIAILEPGNPSDVTELIGSGKVDMGLKAMIHTLAAKARGFPVTSVGSLLDEPFTGILYLESSGITDFQSLKGKRIGYVGEFGKIQLDELTKHYGMTPDDYTAVRSGMNVAREIINGNIDAGIGIECVQQVELEEYLRSQGKDVDGAKMLRIDKLAELGCCCFCTVLYIVNDKFLAANPDKVRKFMSAVKRATDYVIQKPAEAYADFIEIKPLMGTPLNYKIFQRSYAYFSESLYNVHRDWNKVNAYGKRLMVLPEDFKANYTNEYLSWPEPKEVSDPLEAQRRMNIHQEQCKCNPSFKRLALTGL; this comes from the coding sequence ATGTCTACTAACAAGATCACTTTCTGTCTTAACTGGCAAGCTGCCCCATACCATGCCCCAATCTACCTGGCCCAAAAATTGGGCTACTTCAAGGATGAGGGTCTTGATATTGCTATCTTGGAACCAGGTAACCCATCTGATGTCACTGAACTAATTGGCTCTGGAAAGGTTGACATGGGTCTTAAGGCTATGATTCATACTTTGGCTGCCAAGGCTCGTGGTTTCCCCGTTACATCTGTCGGttctcttttggatgaGCCCTTCACCGGAATTTTGTATCTCGAGAGCTCCGGTATCACTGATTTCCAATCCCTCAAGGGAAAGAGAATTGGTTACGTTGGTGAATTCGGAAAAATTCAATTAGATGAGCTGACCAAGCATTATGGAATGACTCCTGATGACTACACTGCTGTTAGAAGCGGGATGAACGTTGCTAGAGAGATAATCAACGGTAACATTGATGCTGGTATTGGTATTGAATGTGTTCAGCAAGTTGAGTTGGAGGAGTATCTGAGATCCCAAGGAAAGGACGTTGATGGGGCTAAAATGCTCAGAATTGACAAGCTGGCCGAGCTAGGATGCTGCTGTTTCTGTACCGTCTTGTACATTGTCAACGACAAGTTCTTGGCTGCTAACCCAGATAAGGTCAGAAAGTTTATGAGTGCTGTTAAGAGAGCTACTGACTATGTTATTCAAAAGCCAGCTGAGGCATACGCTGATTTCATTGAGATTAAGCCACTTATGGGAACTCCTCTGAACTACaagattttccaaagaagttATGCCTACTTTTCTGAGTCTCTTTACAACGTCCACAGAGACTGGAACAAGGTCAATGCCTACGGTAAGAGATTGATGGTTTTGCCAGAAGACTTTAAGGCCAATTATACCAACGAGTACCTATCTTGGCCAGAACCCAAGGAAGTCTCGGATCCACTGGAGGCTCAAAGAAGAATGAACATCCACCAAGAACAATGCAAGTGTAAtccatctttcaaaagactGGCTCTCACTGGTCTTTAG
- a CDS encoding Alpha 1 subunit of the 20S core complex of the 26S proteasome → MSVLGSAGFDRHITIFSPEGRLYQVEYAFKAINVENINAMGICGEDSVVLISQKKIPDKLLDPSTISYMFKISNSVGMLATGSIPDARAQALRARAEATEFKYKYGYEMPADALAKRIANIAQIYTQRAYMRPLGVSLMFAAVDDEHGPSLFKTDPAGYYTSYKATATGPKQQEILTKLEKSYKKKRNASVLVEGSWERVVEFAIIQLSNTLGMEFRKDDLEVAVATKDGFRSLSSDEIDERLVFIAEQD, encoded by the exons ATGTCAG TTTTAGGATCAGCTGGATTTGATAGGCATATCACTATCTTTTCGCCTGAGGGAAGGCTCTACCAAGTTGAGTATGCCTTCAAGGCCATTAACGTTGAAAATATCAATGCCATGGGAATTTGTGGAGAAGATTCAGTAGTGTTGATCtctcaaaagaagatcCCAGATAAATTACTAGATCCAAGTACTATTTCATACATGTTCAAAATTTCCAACAGTGTTGGAATGCTGGCTACAGGATCAATCCCTGACGCTAGGGCCCAAGCACTTAGGGCTAGAGCAGAGGCCACAGAGTTCAAGTACAAATATGGCTATGAAATGCCAGCTGATGCTTTAGCAAAGAGAATTGCTAATATAGCACAGATATATACCCAGCGAGCATACATGCGACCATTGGGTGTCTCTCTCATGTTTGCCGCTGTCGATGATGAGCATGGACCAtctcttttcaaaacaGATCCTGCTGGATACTACACAAGCTACAAAGCTACCGCTACAGGACCCAAGCAGCAAGAGATACTGACTAAGTTAGAGAAGTCTtacaagaagaagaggaatGCCAGTGTTCTAGTGGAAGGATCATGGGAGAGAGTGGTAGAGTTTGCAATCATACAGTTGAGTAATACTCTAGGGATGGAGTTTAGAAAGGATGACTTGGAAGTAGCCGTAGCCACCAAAGACGGCTTCAGATCGTTGTCTTcggatgaaattgatgaacGTCTGGTGTTTATAGCTGAGCAAGATTAG
- a CDS encoding Mitochondrial ribosomal protein of the small subunit, with product MILSKSSRLLYKIPRQRSGLRFYSASLERFQKPQDEPVIVSPISYARRRRSEIFGQLVDNDEPSKKVNVIDADQLENEIAEIRNSESEEGLERISSQDSRLHPLTIQGRVNRTEIKLNEEVSETINNHILLLNNPRHLRIKAAQTFVDLGTNGTHKPVQSELEADAHIAGLFVQNYASIYQVLSELKKRVGESFNPQRVLDVGFGPATGMVALNELMGSDFNPTVKDAVVVGSYEMKQKAKIILSRQLAEYTAVAQDEFELDNESGPSEPVEAELKRKVARIDTKRITIKTNLLSSLPIGNSKKYDLIILNHQLLLNKASYPAQVEESMDAYLQKLAPGGHLVIVERGTPLGFETIAKARQVAIRPENHSSNLKIPRPYQKGNFKTDRQLQDDAELEPELKEHFEIIDHANSTVRDYYLKVVAPCAHHGVCPLQTLNPDVFSLPKYGKKLNFCHFQTQVLRPKFSMELKKGLLLATKWTDKTSGIGIKGQAPAGNGRRNGRNNELASFSYLILERSPSDAPTLSKLARLQESTKNRTNILGYEGDSIDNWPRVMKNPLKRKGLILAEMCGPSGLIEKWYLSKGSGGKQIYHDARKLQAGDLWAIGGAKSAIPANTSYDHFREKIEKKQSDMKVANRQQSRQELKLRKQTARNALQEAPKSLEESLYQLSVAHSMELEKKPKERRQFKKY from the coding sequence ATGATACTTTCAAAGTCAAGCAGATTGCTCTATAAGATACCGAGGCAGAGATCAGGCCTAAGATTTTACAGTGCTTCCTTagaaagatttcaaaaaccGCAAGATGAGCCCGTCATTGTTTCACCCATATCTTATGCTCgcagaagaagaagtgaAATCTTTGGCCAACTAGTCGATAATGACGAACCTTCTAAGAAGGTCAACGTTATTGACGCTGATCAGCTAGAAAATGAAATAGCTGAAATTAGAAATAGTGAATCTGAGGAAGGTTTGGAAAGGATTTCAAGTCAAGATTCCAGGTTACACCCTCTGACTATTCAAGGTAGGGTCAATAGAACAGAGATTAAACTCAACgaagaagtttctgaaACAATCAATAACCACATACTGTTGCTGAATAACCCTCGGCATTTGCGAATAAAAGCTGCTCAGACATTTGTTGATCTGGGTACTAATGGGACCCATAAGCCGGTTCAGTCTGAGCTAGAGGCGGATGCTCACATTGCGGGGTTATTCGTTCAAAACTACGCCTCTATATATCAAGTTTTATCCGAATTAAAGAAACGTGTTGGTGAGTCTTTTAACCCTCAGAGAGTGTTGGACGTTGGATTTGGGCCAGCTACAGGAATGGTTGCACTCAATGAACTAATGGGCTCCGATTTCAATCCCACGGTGAAAGATGCCGTAGTTGTGGGATCATATGAGATGAAGCAAAAAGCAAAGATTATACTTAGTAGACAACTAGCAGAATACACTGCTGTGGCCCAAGACGAATTTGAACTAGACAACGAGTCTGGACCATCAGAACCAGTTGAAGCAGAactaaaaagaaaagttgcCAGGATAGATACCAAAAGAATTACGATAAAAACCAATTTACTGAGCTCATTGCCTATTGGCAACTCGAAAAAATATGACTTGATAATACTAAACCACCAATTGTTGCTCAATAAAGCTTCATACCCGGCTCAAGTCGAGGAAAGCATGGATGCCTATTTGCAGAAGTTGGCACCTGGAGGACATCTGGTGATTGTTGAAAGAGGTACTCCATTAGGCTTTGAGACAATTGCAAAGGCAAGACAAGTAGCTATACGACCAGAAAACCATTCATCCAACCTTAAAATTCCACGTCCATATCAAAAGGGAAATTTCAAGACAGACCGACAACTACAGGATGACGCAGAATTAGAACCTGAATTAAAagaacattttgaaataaTAGACCATGCAAATTCTACGGTTAGAGACTACTACCTCAAAGTTGTTGCCCCTTGTGCACACCATGGCGTATGTCCTTTGCAAACATTAAACCCAGACGTGTTTTCTCTACCAAAGTATGGTAAAAAGCTAAACTTCTGCCATTTCCAGACTCAAGTATTGAGAcccaagttttcaatggagttgaaaaaggGTCTTCTATTAGCCACTAAATGGACTGATAAGACTTCAGGTATTGGAATAAAGGGACAAGCTCCCGCTGGAAATGGGAGAAGAAACGGTAGAAACAATGAACTGGCATCTTTCAGTTATCTTATTCTGGAACGGTCACCCAGTGATGCGCCAACACTGTCTAAATTGGCTCGGTTACAAGAATCCACTAAGAATAGAACGAATATCTTGGGTTATGAAGGTGACTCCATCGACAACTGGCCTCGTGTCATGAAGAATCCATTAAAGCGCAAGGGGCTTATCCTAGCAGAAATGTGCGGACCATCGGGTCTTATAGAGAAGTGGTATCTTTCTAAGGGTTCAGGTGGAAAACAGATTTATCATGATGCTAGAAAGCTTCAAGCTGGAGATTTATGGGCAATTGGAGGTGCCAAAAGTGCAATCCCAGCAAACACGTCGTACGACCATTTCAGGGAAAAGATTGAGAAGAAACAATCTGATATGAAGGTCGCTAACAGGCAACAATCTAGACAGGAACTGAAACTGAGAAAGCAAACAGCTAGAAATGCCTTGCAAGAGGCGCCCAAATCCCTAGAAGAGTCTCTCTACCAATTATCGGTAGCCCATTCAATGGAattagaaaagaaaccaaaggaAAGAAGGCAGTTTAAGAAATACTGA
- a CDS encoding Nucleosome assembly factor, involved in chromatin assembly and disassembly: MSLVSLLGVNVLNNPAKFTDAYEFEITFECLEPLKEDLEWKLTYVGSSKSLDHDQELDSILVGPVPVGVNKFLFTADPPSPELIPSSELVSVTVILLSCSYKEKEFVRVGYYVNNEYDSEELRENPPAKVQVDHIVRNILAEKPRVTRFNIVWDNENENPDEFPPEQPDVDLEEDDEEDYAADELEEEVEGSVSRVTEDIADGEGEGEINGNEDNGNDAEADLIPTEDEAADGDSPSKKRKIENQEEEEEEEEAEELEAEEEDIEEDLEAEEDDEDIEEEEDANADTDEEGVEDGAEEGVDGEGAEDESAGEDEAAEDGESQPTVQESKVDD, from the coding sequence ATGTCGCTTGTATCCTTACTTGGAGTAAATGTATTGAATAACCCTGCCAAGTTCACGGATGCTTATGAGTTCGAGATTACGTTTGAGTGTCTGGAGCCTTTAAAGGAAGATTTAGAGTGGAAACTCACGTATGTCGggtcttcaaaatcattggatCACGACCAAGAGCTGGATTCCATCTTAGTGGGTCCGGTTCCAGTTGGGGTCAACAAGTTCCTTTTCACAGCTGATCCTCCAAGTCCAGAACTAATACCGTCATCTGAATTAGTCTCCGTTACAGTCATATTGCTCTCATGCTCTTACAAGGAGAAAGAGTTCGTTCGAGTGGGCTACTATGTTAATAATGAGTACGACTCTGAAGAGTTGAGGGAGAACCCACCTGCCAAGGTTCAAGTTGATCATATTGTTCGTAATATATTGGCTGAGAAACCTCGAGTAACGCGGTTTAACATTGTATGGGACAACGAGAATGAAAATCCAGATGAATTCCCACCAGAACAACCCGACGTTGATCTTGAAGAGGACGACGAGGAAGATTATGCTGCCGACGAATTGGAAGAGGAGGTTGAAGGTTCTGTTAGCAGGGTCACCGAAGACATCGCTGATGGAGAAGGTGAGGGTGAAATCAACGGAAACGAAGACAATGGGAATGACGCTGAAGCTGACCTTATCCCAACTGAGGATGAAGCAGCAGACGGAGACTCTCCTTCTAAGAAGCGAAAAATTGAGAATcaggaagaggaagaggaagaggaagaagcagaagagCTTGAGGCggaggaagaagatatCGAGGAAGATCTAGAAGCTGAAGAGGACGACGAAGACatagaagaggaggaagatgCAAACGCTGACACCGACGAGGAAGGAGTTGAAGATGGAGCTGAAGAAGGAGTTGACGGAGAAGGAGCCGAAGACGAAAGTGCTGGAGAAGACGAAGCAGCAGAGGATGGTGAATCGCAACCCACAGTCCAAGAAAGTAAAGTCGATGATTGA
- a CDS encoding Protein required, along with Dph2p, Kti11p, Jjj3p, and Dph5p, for synthesis of diphthamide yields the protein MPDIKPRRRFGGKKSLEGASVKPEEPTSGLVKKRKPKTVGRIMNQIPEDILNNEDLNNSIKLLPSNYNFEIHKTVWNIKKQNAKRVALQMPEGLLIYSLIIADILEQFCDCEILVMGDVSYGACCIDDYTARSLDCDFIVHYAHSCLVPIDITAIKVLYVFVTITIDEKHLESTIRRNFEHGTRLAVFGTIQFNPAIHALKGKLLEQKYDTGNECDSKIIYAIPPQTMPLSKGEVLGCTSARLNKEQYDGMIYVGDGRFHLESAMIHNPEIPAYRYDPYSRKFTREYYDQQEMNRVREDAINVAARAKTIGLILGALGRQGSPQTLATLEEKLKAKGLTVVKIILSEIFPLKLAMFDGIDAFVQVACPRLSIDWGYAFSRPLLTPYECMVMLEQDKMWKSNYYPMDYYHKDGYGRGKVPDHSDL from the coding sequence ATGCCAGACATTaaaccaagaagaagatttggtGGGAAGAAAAGTCTGGAGGGAGCTTCTGTGAAgcctgaagagccaaccTCTGGTttggtgaagaaaagaaaaccGAAAACAGTTGGTCGAATTATGAATCAGATTCCAGAAGACATTCTGAACAACGAAGACCTCAACAACTCCATCAAGCTGTTACCATCTAActacaattttgaaatccaCAAAACGGTCTGGAATATTAAGAAACAAAACGCCAAACGAGTGGCTTTGCAAATGCCTGAAGGGTTGTTGATATACTCTCTCATTATTGCTGATATCCTTGAACAATTCTGTGATTGTGAAATACTGGTAATGGGGGATGTCTCCTATGGAGCCTGTTGCATAGACGATTACACTGCAAGATCCTTGGACTGCGATTTTATTGTACACTACGCCCATTCATGCTTGGTTCCTATTGATATCACAGCGATTAAAGTTTTGTATGTGTTTGTAACTATCaccattgatgaaaaacaCTTGGAATCTACCATCAGGAGGAATTTCGAACACGGAACTCGATTGGCCGTGTTTGGTACCATTCAATTCAATCCGGCCATACATGCGCTGAAGGGTAAGCtgttggaacaaaaatATGATACCGGTAACGAATGCGATTCGAAGATCATATACGCCATTCCTCCACAGACCATGCCATTATCGAAGGGTGAAGTGCTGGGTTGTACTTCTGCCAGGTTGAACAAGGAACAATATGACGGAATGATTTATGTCGGAGATGGAAGATTTCACCTGGAGAGTGCTATGATTCACAATCCAGAGATACCTGCTTACAGATATGACCCATATTCTCGTAAGTTTACCAGAGAGTATTATGACCAACAAGAAATGAATAGAGTGAGAGAAGATGCGATAAACGTTGCCGCAAGAGCTAAAACAATCGGACTGATACTAGGAGCTTTAGGAAGACAGGGATCCCCTCAAACGTTAGCCACATTGGAGGAAAAACTCAAAGCCAAGGGTTTGACGGTGGTCAAAATAATTCTTTCAGAGATTTTTCCCTTGAAATTAGCCATGTTTGATGGAATTGATGCGTTCGTCCAAGTGGCATGTCCCAGATTAAGCATAGACTGGGGCTATGCGTTCAGTCGTCCACTGCTAACTCCCTATGAATGCATGGTGATGCTTGAACAGGACAAGATGTGGAAATCAAATTATTATCCCATGGACTATTATCATAAAGACGGCTATGGGAGAGGAAAAGTTCCCGACCATTCAGATTTATAG
- a CDS encoding Component of the conserved oligomeric Golgi complex (Cog1p through Cog8p), translated as MDFVYEYSDATPSGTFDDPLPAEPEPPFNLSNLNSYKDDLTKKFSKMSILKSLKNDTNSVDDVDDSQSISNDGQRAYKYANQSLDLVNQHTTNKSIRTTSDEQPSVSTVLSNRLSRVLNNTNYDPSTKELLSIVEKKIKEDTAHEYDKVTDPSFVGNLARRKLRNDIEHDVVDANFNFLKQLQPLRKTLGQIESDLNEMNELNNQITEKLSSRVEDTTRLDNSIHELHATSKIISIKKKLLQNFQNRYTLSHFEAHQLEFGEIDDSFLEILKKAESIHDDCSILLTMENATVGINIMNDMKKLSNNAIDRLSTFVTKHFSRLSSSNNTSASIEDKAFLKRSILFISERYPEQLSGITNQIVESRSKSLLDEFQIQLNGYADSASRNERDVNKPLFLSAYDSERFLGDLLAYIHGTIVNERETVESLFSLQDEEKDNIVLTTLVESIVSKNIESLATPLNLKIEQIIRNESKLTAIQAFYDLLSLYSMMLEKTLGSKNALLSTINSLKVSALGKIQSSINIKLKNIERTANESMSYYNEDEQLDGTNHNFVSETHYIEEITPELAVPDWLINFYGDVLPIFDNEKVTNAKELYEDLLKYCFEQIIQLIEKQIAQNKLNDAREILIFKSNCYDFVYSKIVTLNIFKEKLDRLEVMIKECESKLTEIQYTYLLKQSGLYDIHNLVNMISSTREDFFDVSVYEPITENSLFNGDKFKEISDRLQDFLPIALIDYQEERLLYLLPPTLVNSIIQNSSVDFVNFYFKLSLIVKEYLKASEGCLRWDDMEVATLLSCESAYIKQKPDIEES; from the coding sequence ATGGACTTTGTATATGAGTACTCAGATGCTACCCCTAGTGGCACATTTGATGACCCATTGCCTGCAGAGCCCGAACCACCATTCAATTTGTCAAACTTAAACTCGTACAAAGATGATTTGACTAAaaaattctccaaaatgAGCATTCTGAAAAGTCTGAAAAATGACACCAATTCAGTTGACGATGTCGACGACTCACAATCGATCTCCAATGACGGGCAGAGGGCTTATAAATACGCCAATCAGTCTCTGGATCTGGTTAACCAGCACACCACTAATAAATCAATCAGAACCACCAGCGATGAACAACCTTCGGTGTCCACTGTTTTGAGCAACAGACTGAGCAGAGTGCTCAATAATACTAATTACGACCCTTCAACCAAGGAACTACTCTCCATTgtggagaagaaaataaaagaagaTACGGCGCATGAATACGACAAAGTTACTGACCCAAGTTTTGTTGGAAACCTTGCTAGAAGAAAGTTGCGTAACGACATTGAACATGATGTTGTAGATGccaacttcaatttcttgaaacaattgcAACCCTTAAGAAAGACCTTGGGCCAGATTGAAAGTGACTTGAATGAAATGAACGAGCTCAACAATCAAATCACTGAAAAGTTGTCCTCTAGAGTTGAAGATACCACTAGGTTGGATAATTCCATACACGAGTTGCATGCAACTTCCAAGATTATttccatcaaaaagaaGCTTTTGCAGAATTTCCAGAACCGCTATACTCTCTCCCATTTCGAAGCACATCAATTAGAGTTTGGTGAAATTGACGATTCCTTTCTAGAAATACTGAAAAAAGCTGAGTCAATTCATGATGATTGTTCAATTTTGTTAACCATGGAGAATGCTACTGTGGGTATTAATATTATGAACGACATGAAAAAGCTTTCCAATAATGCCATCGACAGATTGTCGACATTTGTCACCAAACATTTTTCTAGGTTAAGTTCGTCCAACAATACCTCCGCCTCCATAGAGGATAAGGCATTCCTGAAAAGATCTATACTCTTCATTTCCGAAAGATACCCGGAGCAGCTCTCTGGAATCACCAACCAAATAGTCGAATCAAGGTCAAAGTCTTTGCTTGACGAGTTCCAAATACAATTGAATGGTTATGCAGATTCAGCATCAAGAAACGAAAGGGATGTTAATAAACCATTGTTCCTTTCCGCATATGATTCAGAAAGGTTTCTCGGAGATTTACTTGCTTATATTCATGGCACAATTGTTAATGAAAGAGAAACCGTCGAAAGCTTGTTCAGTTTGCAAGATGAGGAGAAAGATAATATCGTTTTGACAACACTCGTAGagtcaattgtttcaaagaacaTCGAATCTCTAGCTACCCCCCTGAATTTAAAGATTGAACAGATCATCAGAAATGAGTCTAAGCTGACAGCGATCCAAGCTTTTTATGACCTGCTCTCACTTTATTCCATGATGCTTGAAAAAACTTTAGGTTCTAAGAATGCCCTTTTGAGTACAATCAACTCTTTAAAAGTTTCGGCTTTGGGTAAGATTCAAAGTTCAATCAACATTAAACTTAAAAACATAGAGCGGACTGCCAATGAGAGCATGTCATATtataatgaagatgaacaaCTAGATGGTACAAACCACAACTTTGTTTCAGAAACTCATtacattgaagaaatcacACCTGAGCTAGCTGTGCCTGATTGGTTGATCAATTTCTATGGTGACGTACTTCCCATCTTTGATAATGAAAAGGTGACAAATGCCAAAGAACTGTATGAGGATTTACTCAAATACTGTTTTGAACAAATCATTCAACTTATCGAGAAACAAATAGCTCAGAATAAATTGAATGATGCTAGAGAGATattgattttcaaatcaaactGTTACGATTTTGTTTATTCCAAAATTGTGACCCTGAACATCTTTAAGGAGAAACTGGATCGATTAGAGGTAATGATAAAGGAATGCGAATCAAAATTGACCGAAATTCAGTACACTTATCTTCTCAAACAATCAGGGTTATATGATATTCACAACCTTGTCAACATGATATCCTCAACTAGGGAAGATTTCTTTGACGTCTCCGTTTATGAACCAATTACGGAGAACTCACTATTCAATGGTgacaaattcaaagaaatatcagATCGCCTTCAAgattttcttccaattgcATTAATTGATTACCAAGAGGAGCGATTGTTGTATCTATTACCTCCCACGCTTGTTAACTCTATCATTCAAAACTCCTCTGTGGATTTTGTCAACTTTTATTTCAAATTATCGTTGATCGTGAAGGAATATTTGAAAGCCAGTGAAGGATGTCTCAGATGGGATGACATGGAGGTTGCTACCTTACTTAGTTGCGAGAGTGCCTACATAAAGCAAAAGCCGGATATTGAAGAGTCATGA
- a CDS encoding Vacuolar protein sorting protein, with translation MSLFFKVPLDIEVRLDGEDSRETVEVKSAKGRKEKLPVYKDGETVKGQVSVRLKDNKRVEHLGIKVQLLGSIETKVDGIKNDEFLSMAHELASPGDLRHPETYHFEFRNVEKQYESYRGKNVRLRYYIKVTLGRKSADVIRERELWVFQKNQLPLGATKPDASIKMDVGIEDCLHIEFEYSRNRFSLKDVIVGRIYFLLVRLKIKHMELSLIRRESCGAPPNQVNDSETLVRFEIMDGAPVRGETIPIRLFLGGFDLTPTYRDVNKKFSTRTFLSLVLIDEDARRYFKQSEIFLYRE, from the coding sequence ATGtcattatttttcaaagtaccCCTGGATATAGAGGTCAGGTTGGATGGAGAGGACTCCAGAGAAACCGTAGAGGTAAAGTCTGCCAAAGGCcggaaagaaaaactgCCAGTCTACAAAGATGGAGAAACTGTCAAGGGCCAAGTGTCCGTCAGACTAAAGGACAACAAGCGAGTGGAACATCTGGGAATCAAGGTTCAGTTGCTAGGGTCTATAGAaaccaaagttgatggtatcaaaaatgatgaatttctttcaatggCTCACGAGCTGGCCAGTCCAGGTGATTTGCGACACCCAGAAACATATCATTTCGAATTTCGTAACGTGGAAAAACAATATGAGTCCTACAGAGGGAAAAACGTCAGGCTGCGGTACTATATCAAGGTTACCCTGGGCCGCAAGTCCGCAGATGTTATTAGAGAAAGAGAGTTGTGggttttccaaaagaatcaattgCCATTGGGAGCCACCAAGCCAGATGCCAGCATCAAGATGGATGTTGGTATTGAAGACTGTTTACACATTGAATTCGAATACTCACGGAATAGATTCTCGTTGAAGGATGTGATTGTGGGACGGATATATTTCCTGCTGGTACGTTTAAAGATCAAGCATATGGAACTGTCATTGATCAGGAGAGAGTCCTGTGGGGCACCCCCAAATCAGGTTAATGACAGTGAAACACTGGTGCGATTCGAAATCATGGATGGTGCACCAGTGAGAGGTGAAACGATTCCAATTAGATTGTTTTTGGGAGGATTTGATTTGACTCCAACATACAGGGATGTTAATAAGAAATTCTCCACGAGAACCTTCCTGAGTTTAGTTCTGATCGACGAGGATGCCAGGCGGTATTTCAAGCAAAGCGAGATCTTTTTATATAGAGAATGA